One part of the Phycisphaerae bacterium genome encodes these proteins:
- a CDS encoding prepilin-type N-terminal cleavage/methylation domain-containing protein: MTHRPPASADRRGFTILELLLASMVTALVAASASTFLSATTNASLTTRDVRSTQNAGHFALTQITKAIREARAIGEVTTTSVTLWVNDANKDDKLNLYETAIIHYDAAGKQLLYEYPKSSGATPTTVVTTTNFKSATTLGGLMPSGDKKVVVWATDITSMGFSGNPGGTDARMVETNFTIDLTGQPVAFRGAANARASADYLFYDATQTTPIGSPRKQRKEISRWEGYTPIVGQSATPKNLN, translated from the coding sequence ATGACGCATCGACCCCCTGCGAGCGCGGACCGGCGAGGCTTTACGATCTTGGAGCTGCTGTTGGCGTCGATGGTAACGGCGTTGGTGGCGGCCTCGGCCAGCACCTTCCTGTCCGCGACGACGAATGCGTCGCTGACGACCCGGGACGTGCGGTCGACGCAGAACGCCGGCCACTTTGCCCTCACGCAGATCACCAAGGCGATTCGCGAAGCGCGGGCCATCGGCGAGGTGACCACGACGTCCGTCACGCTGTGGGTCAACGACGCCAACAAGGACGACAAGCTAAACCTTTACGAGACCGCGATCATTCACTACGACGCCGCCGGCAAACAACTGCTCTATGAATATCCGAAGAGCTCCGGCGCGACGCCGACGACCGTGGTAACGACGACGAACTTCAAGAGCGCCACGACCTTGGGAGGCCTGATGCCGTCAGGGGACAAGAAGGTCGTCGTCTGGGCGACCGACATTACGAGCATGGGCTTCAGCGGCAATCCGGGCGGGACCGACGCGCGGATGGTGGAGACGAATTTCACGATCGACCTGACAGGCCAGCCGGTCGCCTTTCGCGGCGCGGCGAATGCACGGGCCTCGGCCGATTATTTATTTTACGACGCGACGCAGACGACGCCGATCGGCTCCCCTCGTAAGCAGCGAAAGGAGATTTCGCGCTGGGAGGGCTAT
- a CDS encoding type II secretion system protein produces the protein MKGPVRSLTCWSRGPRGGFTLVEALLATTVLAIVSASAALPFVAGVHQANEAARLEQAVALGQALMEEILTRPVLDPTGRGATLGPESGETTRNLFDNIDDFHGYSEQSTGLRDYKNQAITDAALAGFWRDVTVQYVTFANQQTADTTGYAKVTVRVWDGTANVMTLTRIAARED, from the coding sequence ATGAAAGGACCTGTAAGAAGTCTGACGTGCTGGTCACGCGGCCCGCGCGGCGGCTTTACGCTTGTCGAGGCGCTGCTGGCGACGACGGTCCTGGCGATCGTCTCGGCATCGGCGGCGTTGCCGTTTGTGGCCGGGGTCCACCAGGCCAACGAAGCCGCGCGCCTCGAACAGGCGGTGGCGCTGGGGCAGGCGCTGATGGAGGAGATCCTGACCCGACCGGTGCTCGATCCGACCGGCCGCGGGGCGACGCTCGGCCCCGAGTCCGGGGAGACCACCCGCAACCTGTTCGACAACATCGACGACTTTCATGGCTACAGCGAGCAGTCGACGGGGCTGCGCGACTACAAGAACCAGGCGATCACGGATGCCGCGTTGGCGGGTTTCTGGCGCGACGTGACGGTTCAATACGTGACCTTCGCCAACCAACAGACGGCAGACACCACCGGTTACGCAAAGGTCACGGTCCGCGTGTGGGACGGCACGGCGAATGTGATGACGCTGACGCGGATCGCGGCGCGGGAGGATTGA